The proteins below are encoded in one region of Pseudophryne corroboree isolate aPseCor3 chromosome 8, aPseCor3.hap2, whole genome shotgun sequence:
- the LOC134948987 gene encoding uncharacterized protein K02A2.6-like has protein sequence MKSASTQKKLLAEPDLTFERALAIAISLETATRDASELQQKAPECTPNPVNWYQRQSCVCCGKSSHDVSQCWFKDKVCRKCKKRGHIERMCQSGKTPNRSQVLKVPGRKYTTSQVHKVANNESDSTDSTGTEKGLCSLEMHSMTAKERQVIWVTLEVAGIDLKMELDTGSALSMLNESDYKHLFAAIPLKKTSVTLRTYTGELVSQLGKIKVYVKYKGNAHKLYLYILPHGGPALLGREWIRKIQLDWHSIHRLQSTASDVSNNDATIKELSKLLAAAQPIFQPGIGTLKDIKASIELDPHAVPKFCKARTAPYAIRPAVEEELRKLEDSGILSPVEWSEWATPIVPIVKKDKVGTIRICGDFKMIINPVLRTVQYPLPKIEGIFSALSGGDRFSKIDLAQGTCKWK, from the coding sequence ATGAAAAGTGCAAGTACACAAAAGAAATTGCTGGCTGAGCCTGACCTGACTTTTGAGCGAGCACTGGCCATAGCTATTTCACTGGAGACTGCAACCAGGGATGCATCAGAATTGCAGCAAAAGGCACCAGAATGTACTCCCAATCCAGTTAATTGGTATCAGAGACAGTCCTGTGTTTGCTGTGGGAAGTCCTCACATGATGTCAGTCAGTGCTGGTTTAAAGACAAAGTGTGTAGAAAATGTAAGAAAAGAGGACATATTGAAAGGATGTGCCAGTCAGGGAAAACACCAAACCGCTCGCAAGTATTAAAAGTTCCCGGGAGAAAATATACAACATCCCAGGTGCATAAAGTAGCCAACAATGAATCAGACTCTACTGATAGTACTGGTACAGAAAAAGGGTTATGCAGCCTAGAGATGCACTCTATGACGGCAAAAGAGCGTCAAGTGATTTGGGTCACTTTGGAAGTAGCAGGTATTGACTTAAAAATGGAATTAGACACAGGCTCTGCTCTGTCAATGCTAAATGAAAGTGATTACAAACATCTGTTTGCTGCTATTCCTTTAAAGAAAACATCCGTAACACTCCGCACATATACGGGTGAACTGGTGTCCCAACTGGGAAAAATAAAAGTTTATGTGAAGTACAAAGGCAATGCCCATAAGCTGTACTTGTACATACTTCCACATGGTGGACCGGCATTATTGGGCCGCGAATGGATAAGGAAAATCCAACTTGACTGGCATTCCATTCACAGGCTACAATCTACTGCATCTGATGTATCCAACAATGACGCAACTATTAAGGAACTTTCTAAATTGTTAGCTGCCGCACAACCCATTTTCCAACCAGGGATAGGCACATTAAAGGACATTAAGGCCAGTATAGAGTTGGATCCACATGCCGTTCCAAAGTTTTGTAAAGCTCGCACAGCACCTTATGCCATCCGACCAGCGGTTGAGGAGGAACTACGGAAACTGGAAGACTCTGGTATACTCTCCCCAGTGGAATGGAGTGAATGGGCTACGCCCATAGTTCcgatagtaaagaaagacaaagTGGGAACTATCCGTATTTGCGGAGATTTCAAAATGATAATAAATCCAGTACTAAGGACTGTGCAGTATCCTTTGCCTAAAATAGAGGGCATCTTTTCAGCTCTCTCAGGGGGTGACCGCTTCTCCAAAATTGACCTAGCTCAAGGTACTTGCAAATGGAAATGA